A DNA window from Camelina sativa cultivar DH55 chromosome 17, Cs, whole genome shotgun sequence contains the following coding sequences:
- the LOC104756754 gene encoding uncharacterized protein LOC104756754 isoform X3: protein MVKVRELILELGKLLEDPEVRLKSIKDLEVACQNKPEFISTIIEVLVNHLFDVKPVDSDAVETVFMAIFRQNKMATFAAVLKNHPTRLFPESDKDEYVYPSVQLRLYKIKSVKRRIADLIEKSLENVSKEELQQLAKLVEAEAALDANDCKFDVWDTVSVDRFLSCLQMAVPLFARGAPSMLVDCVLKLPDFDKLSDERKFDFLRALAEISSHTTAPVAQQLLPLVAELSKTYISQTERGDSKSFAYVECVLYLLLHLSHKAPDVATQTCSKEFMWRFKSLKSRTWERMKILAKTLSQDDIDVLDAEKKVGRHIIVMETKFRAEAKRQSTKTEIRSCINILAIRKLLKKRKFCFVKLSWKEARNASKPSKTYRNKIYQRAPYRSAELESISKDCSSELAQYGKCDLSYKQVQRLVGSKKFQEFSSDRKGPFVLNDTCGTAMLSWHMEESALSFLKECGEEGRSGKVRNQMYHLTCAMYVGSDLVSSERHLRKLEKKEQGEKKKQGEMRKQGENTKGEKKKQCQPLCPWNLCIFCDPSKLGKDKRAKEDKRNRLHHCYGAEIENVLSHIQANGASREIVSDFLCTDYLPPTADDPSMKRRKNIKLRRLHSLKEVVKELKKHTVGADLINYSGLMRGDKEVYEACMDPESVFVSYHAVVIEKIQKMGDDWVAVCKMSNGRYLGRDGYCNVSLTTKYIPIGVSDVQGDLIRGSEKPMHLLTNFIIVEIIEDEEENWNSDDEEDAKDDKKPSEENPKEKQKEPEKKRKEPEEKRKDREEKKYTPKKFRSSGNTPSDQLTQVTESDAVDVIEDAITRHNSNSTTELTALVARFPSISERIKDIIVKQKGSLLLEMQQRAIEYNSIVDRHKNIRSSLVERMPVLDEATFNVRRAGSFPASASTGAKASVSLPNGFEKPAVAPLVDLLDLDSDDILAAPSSSGADYLQDLLGVDLGSSSSQFGATQAPKAGTDLLLDILSIGTPSPAQNSISSIDLLSIADANSNPSNALDTLSSPVPPHTATTASTRMFDLLDGLSPSPSKEATNGPAYPSIVAYESSSLKIEFTFSKPPGNPQTTNVQATFINLSPNTFTDFIFQAAVPKFLQLHLDPASSNTLPASGNGAITQNLKVTNSQHGKKSLVMRMRIGYKLNEKDVLEEGQVSNFPRGL from the exons ATGGTAAAAGTAAGAGAACTTATCCTTGAGCTTGGAAAACTCTTGGAGGATCCTGAG gtacGCCTAAAATCAATCAAGGACCTTGAGGTCGCATGCCAAAATAAACCAGAGTTCATATCCACGATTATTGAAGTTCTTGTCAATCATCTGTTTGATG TGAAACCGGTGGACTCTGATGCTGTGGAAACGGTTTTTATGGCAATTTTTCGTCAGAACAAAATGG CAACTTTTGCTGCAGTGTTGAAGAATCACCCTACTCGTTTATTCCCTGAG TCGGACAAGGATGAATATGTATATCCTTCAGTACAACTGCGATTGTATAAAATCAAGTCAGTGAAAAGACGTATTGCAGATTTAATAGAAAAG AGCCTGGAAAATGTAAGTAAAGAAGAATTGCAACAGCTTGCAAAACTTGTTGAAGCAGAGGCTGCTTTGGATGCAAACGACTGCAAGTTTGAT GTTTGGGATACCGTTAGTGTTGACAGGTTTCTATCATGCCTGCAAATGGCTGTTCCATTATTTGCG AGAGGGGCTCCAAGTATGTTAGTTGATTGCGTTCTTAAACTGCCTGATTTTGACAAG CTGTCAGACGAGAGGAAGTTTGATTTTCTCAGAGCTCTTGCTGAGATTTCGTCACACACAACAGCTCCAGTAGCACAACAGCTCCTTCCCTTAGTAGCTGAGCTCTCAAAG ACATACATATCCCAGACAGAAAGAGGGGATTCAAAAAGTTTTGCATATGTTGAGTGCGTCTTATATTTGCTCCTTCACTTAAGCCATAAG GCTCCAGATGTAGCAACACAAACATGCAGCAAAGAATTCATGTGGAG ATTTAAGTCTCTTAAGTCTAGAACTTGGGAAAGAATGAAGATACTAGCCAAAACCTTGTCTCAGGACGATATAGATGTTTTGGATGCCGAGAAAAAAGTAGGGCGTCATATAATCGTTATGGAAACTAAGTTCAGGGCGGAAGCAAAGAGGCAAAGTACAAAAACTGAGATTCGGAGCTGCATTAACATACTGGCCATTAGAAAG TtattgaagaaaagaaagttttGCTTTGTCAAACTTTCTTGGAAAGAAGCTAGGAATGCATCTAAACCGTCGAAAACATATAG AAACAAAATATACCAGAGAGCCCCTTATAGGTCTGCTGAGCTTGAATCCATTTCAAAAGATTGTTCTTCAGAGCTAGCTCAATATGGTAAATGCGATCTCAGCTACAAACAAGTTCAAAGGCTTGTGGGTTCCAAGAAGTTTCAAGAATTTTCTAGTGATCGTAAAGGCCCATTTGTCTTAAATGACACTTGCGGCACCGCTATGCTCAGTTGGCATATGGAAGAATCG GCCTTAAGTTTCTTAAAGGAATGTGGAGAAGAGGGTAGATCGGGTAAGGTTAGAAATCAGATGTATCATCTTACCTGCGCGATGTACGTAGGCTCTGATCTAGTAAGTTCAGAGAGGCACTTACGAAAGTTGGAAAAGAAAGAGCAGGGGGAAAAGAAAAAGCAGGGGGAAATGAGAAAGCAGGGGGAAAACACaaagggggaaaaaaagaagcagTGTCAACCTCTTTGTCCCTGGAATCTGTGTATATTTTGTGACCCTTCTAAACTCGGGAAAGATAAGCGAGCTAaggaagataagagaaatcGATTACATCATTGTTATGGAGCAGAGATTGAGAATGTCTTATCTCACATACAGGCAAACGGGGCTTCAAGAGAAATAGTAAGTGATTTCCTATGCACTGATTATCTACCTCCAACTGCAGATGACCCTTCcatgaagagaagaaaaaatataaaactacgCAGGCTTCATAGCTTAAAGGAGGTTGTGAAGGAGCTAAAAAAGCATACAGTAGGGGCAGATTTGATTAATTACTCTGGATTGATGAGAGGAGATAAGGAGGTTTATGAAGCTTGTATGGACCCagaatctgtttttgtttcttatcatGCAGTGGTGatagagaagattcagaaaatGGGTGATGACTGGGTAGCTGTATGTAAAATGAGTAATGGAAGATACTTGGGTCGAGATGGATATTGCAATGTGTCTTTAACAACCAAGTATATTCCTATTGGTGTATCTGATGTGCAAGGTGACCTAATTCGAGGCTCAGAAAAGCCTATGCATCTGTTGACAAATTTCATCATTGTTGAGAtaatagaagatgaagaagagaattggaacagtgatgatgaggaagatgcaaaagatgATAAAAAGCCATCAGAAGAGAacccaaaagagaaacaaaaagaacctGAAAAGAAACGAAAAGAACCTGAAGAGAAACGAAAAGATCGTGAAGAGAAAAAGTATACTCCAAAGAAATTTCGTTCCTCTGGTAATACTCCAAGTGATCAGTTGACG CAGGTAACGGAATCTGATGCAGTAGACGTTATCGAGGATGCTATTACTCGCCATAACTCAAATTCGACTACAGAACTGACGGCATTGGTTGCCCGCTTTCCTTCTATTTCAGA GAGAATTAAAGACATAATTGTGAAGCAGAAAGGAAGCCTTCTCCTTGAAATGCAGCAGAGAGCTATTGAGTACAATTCTATAGTTGACAGGCATAAAAATATCAG ATCTTCTCTGGTTGAGAGAATGCCGGTACTGGATGAGGCTACTTTTAATGTGAGGAGGGCCGGCTCTTTTCCTGCATCAGCTTCAACAGGGGCCAAGGCTTCAGTTAGTCTTCCAAATGGTTTTGAGAAACCTGCTGTTGCTCCTCTTGTGGACTTGCTAGACCTGGATTCTGACGATATCCTGGCTGCACCTAGTTCATCTGGTGCAGATTACCTTCAGGATCTTCTTGGTGTTGATTTAGGATCATCTTCATCACAATTTG GTGCAACCCAGGCTCCAAAAGCCGGCACAGATCTGTTACTGGATATTCTATCAATTGGAACACCTTCTCCTGCACAAAACAGCATATCATCTATTGATTTATTATCAATAGCTGACGCTAACAGTAATCCCTCAAATGCGCTAGACACACTTTCTTCACCAGTTCCACCTCACACAGCAACGACTGCGTCCACCCGTATGTTTGATTTATTAGATGGTCTTTCTCCAAGCCCATCAAAGGAAG CAACCAATGGTCCAGCATATCCATCTATTGTTGCATACGAGAGCAGCTCCTTGAAGATTGAGTTCACTTTCTCAAAACCACCAGGGAATCCGCAGACGACAAATGTCCAGGctacttttattaatttatctccCAATACTTTCACAGACTTTATCTTCCAGGCTGCTGTTCCAAAG TTCCTCCAGCTTCACTTGGATCCAGCTAGCAGTAACACACTCCCGGCAAGCGGTAATGGTGCCATCACGCAAAATCTAAAAGTCACTAACAGCCAGCATGGGAAG AAATCCCTTGTGATGCGCATGAGGATTGGGTACAAACTGAACGAAAAAGATGTATTAGAGGAAGGACAAGTCAGCAACTTCCCTCGCGGGTTGTGA
- the LOC104756754 gene encoding uncharacterized protein LOC104756754 isoform X1 codes for MVKVRELILELGKLLEDPEVRLKSIKDLEVACQNKPEFISTIIEVLVNHLFDVKPVDSDAVETVFMAIFRQNKMATFAAVLKNHPTRLFPESDKDEYVYPSVQLRLYKIKSVKRRIADLIEKSLENVSKEELQQLAKLVEAEAALDANDCKFDVWDTVSVDRFLSCLQMAVPLFARGAPSMLVDCVLKLPDFDKLSDERKFDFLRALAEISSHTTAPVAQQLLPLVAELSKTYISQTERGDSKSFAYVECVLYLLLHLSHKAPDVATQTCSKEFMWRFKSLKSRTWERMKILAKTLSQDDIDVLDAEKKVGRHIIVMETKFRAEAKRQSTKTEIRSCINILAIRKLLKKRKFCFVKLSWKEARNASKPSKTYRNKIYQRAPYRSAELESISKDCSSELAQYGKCDLSYKQVQRLVGSKKFQEFSSDRKGPFVLNDTCGTAMLSWHMEESALSFLKECGEEGRSGKVRNQMYHLTCAMYVGSDLVSSERHLRKLEKKEQGEKKKQGEMRKQGENTKGEKKKQCQPLCPWNLCIFCDPSKLGKDKRAKEDKRNRLHHCYGAEIENVLSHIQANGASREIVSDFLCTDYLPPTADDPSMKRRKNIKLRRLHSLKEVVKELKKHTVGADLINYSGLMRGDKEVYEACMDPESVFVSYHAVVIEKIQKMGDDWVAVCKMSNGRYLGRDGYCNVSLTTKYIPIGVSDVQGDLIRGSEKPMHLLTNFIIVEIIEDEEENWNSDDEEDAKDDKKPSEENPKEKQKEPEKKRKEPEEKRKDREEKKYTPKKFRSSGNTPSDQLTQVTESDAVDVIEDAITRHNSNSTTELTALVARFPSISEYVALNMLMKAITFDDQAVQRHRVTVLECVKDPDASIRKRALELVTLLVNENNVTQLTKELIDYLEISDEDFKEDLSAKICFIVEKFSPEKLWYIDQMLKVLCEAGKFVKDDVWHALIVVISNASELHGYTVRALYRAVLTYSEQETLVRVAVWCIGEYGDLLVNNVGMIGSEDPITVTESDAVDVIEDAITRHNSDSTTKAMALVALLKLSSRFPSISERIKDIIVKQKGSLLLEMQQRAIEYNSIVDRHKNIRSSLVERMPVLDEATFNVRRAGSFPASASTGAKASVSLPNGFEKPAVAPLVDLLDLDSDDILAAPSSSGADYLQDLLGVDLGSSSSQFGATQAPKAGTDLLLDILSIGTPSPAQNSISSIDLLSIADANSNPSNALDTLSSPVPPHTATTASTRMFDLLDGLSPSPSKEATNGPAYPSIVAYESSSLKIEFTFSKPPGNPQTTNVQATFINLSPNTFTDFIFQAAVPKFLQLHLDPASSNTLPASGNGAITQNLKVTNSQHGKKSLVMRMRIGYKLNEKDVLEEGQVSNFPRGL; via the exons ATGGTAAAAGTAAGAGAACTTATCCTTGAGCTTGGAAAACTCTTGGAGGATCCTGAG gtacGCCTAAAATCAATCAAGGACCTTGAGGTCGCATGCCAAAATAAACCAGAGTTCATATCCACGATTATTGAAGTTCTTGTCAATCATCTGTTTGATG TGAAACCGGTGGACTCTGATGCTGTGGAAACGGTTTTTATGGCAATTTTTCGTCAGAACAAAATGG CAACTTTTGCTGCAGTGTTGAAGAATCACCCTACTCGTTTATTCCCTGAG TCGGACAAGGATGAATATGTATATCCTTCAGTACAACTGCGATTGTATAAAATCAAGTCAGTGAAAAGACGTATTGCAGATTTAATAGAAAAG AGCCTGGAAAATGTAAGTAAAGAAGAATTGCAACAGCTTGCAAAACTTGTTGAAGCAGAGGCTGCTTTGGATGCAAACGACTGCAAGTTTGAT GTTTGGGATACCGTTAGTGTTGACAGGTTTCTATCATGCCTGCAAATGGCTGTTCCATTATTTGCG AGAGGGGCTCCAAGTATGTTAGTTGATTGCGTTCTTAAACTGCCTGATTTTGACAAG CTGTCAGACGAGAGGAAGTTTGATTTTCTCAGAGCTCTTGCTGAGATTTCGTCACACACAACAGCTCCAGTAGCACAACAGCTCCTTCCCTTAGTAGCTGAGCTCTCAAAG ACATACATATCCCAGACAGAAAGAGGGGATTCAAAAAGTTTTGCATATGTTGAGTGCGTCTTATATTTGCTCCTTCACTTAAGCCATAAG GCTCCAGATGTAGCAACACAAACATGCAGCAAAGAATTCATGTGGAG ATTTAAGTCTCTTAAGTCTAGAACTTGGGAAAGAATGAAGATACTAGCCAAAACCTTGTCTCAGGACGATATAGATGTTTTGGATGCCGAGAAAAAAGTAGGGCGTCATATAATCGTTATGGAAACTAAGTTCAGGGCGGAAGCAAAGAGGCAAAGTACAAAAACTGAGATTCGGAGCTGCATTAACATACTGGCCATTAGAAAG TtattgaagaaaagaaagttttGCTTTGTCAAACTTTCTTGGAAAGAAGCTAGGAATGCATCTAAACCGTCGAAAACATATAG AAACAAAATATACCAGAGAGCCCCTTATAGGTCTGCTGAGCTTGAATCCATTTCAAAAGATTGTTCTTCAGAGCTAGCTCAATATGGTAAATGCGATCTCAGCTACAAACAAGTTCAAAGGCTTGTGGGTTCCAAGAAGTTTCAAGAATTTTCTAGTGATCGTAAAGGCCCATTTGTCTTAAATGACACTTGCGGCACCGCTATGCTCAGTTGGCATATGGAAGAATCG GCCTTAAGTTTCTTAAAGGAATGTGGAGAAGAGGGTAGATCGGGTAAGGTTAGAAATCAGATGTATCATCTTACCTGCGCGATGTACGTAGGCTCTGATCTAGTAAGTTCAGAGAGGCACTTACGAAAGTTGGAAAAGAAAGAGCAGGGGGAAAAGAAAAAGCAGGGGGAAATGAGAAAGCAGGGGGAAAACACaaagggggaaaaaaagaagcagTGTCAACCTCTTTGTCCCTGGAATCTGTGTATATTTTGTGACCCTTCTAAACTCGGGAAAGATAAGCGAGCTAaggaagataagagaaatcGATTACATCATTGTTATGGAGCAGAGATTGAGAATGTCTTATCTCACATACAGGCAAACGGGGCTTCAAGAGAAATAGTAAGTGATTTCCTATGCACTGATTATCTACCTCCAACTGCAGATGACCCTTCcatgaagagaagaaaaaatataaaactacgCAGGCTTCATAGCTTAAAGGAGGTTGTGAAGGAGCTAAAAAAGCATACAGTAGGGGCAGATTTGATTAATTACTCTGGATTGATGAGAGGAGATAAGGAGGTTTATGAAGCTTGTATGGACCCagaatctgtttttgtttcttatcatGCAGTGGTGatagagaagattcagaaaatGGGTGATGACTGGGTAGCTGTATGTAAAATGAGTAATGGAAGATACTTGGGTCGAGATGGATATTGCAATGTGTCTTTAACAACCAAGTATATTCCTATTGGTGTATCTGATGTGCAAGGTGACCTAATTCGAGGCTCAGAAAAGCCTATGCATCTGTTGACAAATTTCATCATTGTTGAGAtaatagaagatgaagaagagaattggaacagtgatgatgaggaagatgcaaaagatgATAAAAAGCCATCAGAAGAGAacccaaaagagaaacaaaaagaacctGAAAAGAAACGAAAAGAACCTGAAGAGAAACGAAAAGATCGTGAAGAGAAAAAGTATACTCCAAAGAAATTTCGTTCCTCTGGTAATACTCCAAGTGATCAGTTGACG CAGGTAACGGAATCTGATGCAGTAGACGTTATCGAGGATGCTATTACTCGCCATAACTCAAATTCGACTACAGAACTGACGGCATTGGTTGCCCGCTTTCCTTCTATTTCAGA ATATGTTGCATTAAACATGCTGATGAAAGCAATCACTTTCGATGATCAAGCAGTGCAAAGACACAGAGTTACAGTTTTGGAATGTGTTAAG GACCCAGATGCTTCTATTCGGAAAAGAGCTCTTGAGCTTGTCACTCTTTTGGTGAATGAGAATAATGTCACACAACTGACGAAGGAGCTAATTGATTATTTGGAAATCAGTGACGAAGATTTTAAGGAAGATCTTAGtgcaaaaatttgttttatcgTTGAAAA GTTTTCTCCAGAAAAACTATGGTACATTGATCAGATGCTCAAGGTTCTGTGTGAG GCTGGAAAGTTTGTGAAAGATGATGTGTGGCATGCACTTATTGTTGTCATAAGCAATGCATCAGAGCTTCATGGGTACACAGTTAGGGCATTATACAGAGCAGTTTTGACATATTCGGAACAG GAGACTCTTGTTCGAGTGGCGGTATGGTGCATTGGGGAATATGGTGATCTGTTGGTTAACAATGTGGGGATGATTGGTAGTGAAGATCCAATAACT GTAACGGAATCTGATGCAGTGGACGTTATCGAGGATGCCATTACTCGCCATAACTCAGATTCAACTACAAAAGCGATGGCACTGGTTGCTCTACTGAAGCTGTCATCCCGCTTTCCTTCTATTTCAGA GAGAATTAAAGACATAATTGTGAAGCAGAAAGGAAGCCTTCTCCTTGAAATGCAGCAGAGAGCTATTGAGTACAATTCTATAGTTGACAGGCATAAAAATATCAG ATCTTCTCTGGTTGAGAGAATGCCGGTACTGGATGAGGCTACTTTTAATGTGAGGAGGGCCGGCTCTTTTCCTGCATCAGCTTCAACAGGGGCCAAGGCTTCAGTTAGTCTTCCAAATGGTTTTGAGAAACCTGCTGTTGCTCCTCTTGTGGACTTGCTAGACCTGGATTCTGACGATATCCTGGCTGCACCTAGTTCATCTGGTGCAGATTACCTTCAGGATCTTCTTGGTGTTGATTTAGGATCATCTTCATCACAATTTG GTGCAACCCAGGCTCCAAAAGCCGGCACAGATCTGTTACTGGATATTCTATCAATTGGAACACCTTCTCCTGCACAAAACAGCATATCATCTATTGATTTATTATCAATAGCTGACGCTAACAGTAATCCCTCAAATGCGCTAGACACACTTTCTTCACCAGTTCCACCTCACACAGCAACGACTGCGTCCACCCGTATGTTTGATTTATTAGATGGTCTTTCTCCAAGCCCATCAAAGGAAG CAACCAATGGTCCAGCATATCCATCTATTGTTGCATACGAGAGCAGCTCCTTGAAGATTGAGTTCACTTTCTCAAAACCACCAGGGAATCCGCAGACGACAAATGTCCAGGctacttttattaatttatctccCAATACTTTCACAGACTTTATCTTCCAGGCTGCTGTTCCAAAG TTCCTCCAGCTTCACTTGGATCCAGCTAGCAGTAACACACTCCCGGCAAGCGGTAATGGTGCCATCACGCAAAATCTAAAAGTCACTAACAGCCAGCATGGGAAG AAATCCCTTGTGATGCGCATGAGGATTGGGTACAAACTGAACGAAAAAGATGTATTAGAGGAAGGACAAGTCAGCAACTTCCCTCGCGGGTTGTGA